In Ananas comosus cultivar F153 linkage group 10, ASM154086v1, whole genome shotgun sequence, the sequence CTCATTGTCGTTGAAGCTTCTCCAACAATTGGAATCACAAAATCACATAACTACGCATAATGATGGCCCCCTATCTGGTAAGGTTTATATTGTTGTTTCAGTTCATCTAGTGGAATTTCTTGATAATGTTTTTAAATAATGTGCgataaaatttattagtttggCTTGCCCGAATGTCATGTCAAGCAATTTATATCAATATGCATTGTTGACCTATAAAAAACCTGATCTTTGTTGTtgctattcttattattatttaggtTTTGGGGTTTTGGGTTATGTTATTGTTATTAAAATTGTAGGTAGGCTGTTCAAGAAGATCGAATTGAATGAATCTATCAGATATGCCTCTGGCGATCCAATTGAGTCATGGCTTAATAGTTTACTATGCTTGGACGTAGCCAATTTCATACCAAATATTAGCAGGTTAGTATATCCCACCCCCTCTACACCCCTTAACCACCCCCGCCCCCCCCTACATAGCATaattattgattattttttctgttttcttttagGTTACCTCACCCAAGAGAATGTGATCTTTACTATGTCAACCGAGACACGCTTTTCTCATATCACAAGGAGAGTGAGATATTTTTGCAGGTACCCGATAACACCTTTGTCTTTCCATTGTTTTCCATACTCAACTTTTTGTGCTTgcattgcattttttttttttctctgcttCTGTTAGAAGTTCGGAAAGATcactatatttttcaaaagaaactTATGCTTGCTTTTCTCTTTCTAATATTTCAGCGGATGATGGCCCTTTATGTTGCTTCCCATTATAAGAATTCGCCGAATGATTTGCAATTGATGGCTGATGCACCGGCTCACCACTTGTTTGTGTTGCTAGGTATGAAGCATTGCATGATTTTTCATCGCTGAAAATCATGCACATCACTTCCTACCATTACATGGTTTTATGGTTTTTCTATTATCTTATTTCTATTATTAAGATAATAGCTATCACATTATTTGCAGGTCCGGTTGATGAGTCGAAAAATCAGCTCCCAGATATTTTATGTGTCATTCAGGTTTGAATCATTTCTGcctgatttatttaaaatttatatgataCCTATGTATATGAGCTATAAAGGGCTTGACAGGGCCACAATAGAAAGCAATCAATGAGACTACCTTTGTATTGTTGCTTTGTTATGGTACTTAGCCTAGTTTCCATTAAGTACTGTCAGTCATGTTTTAACTGTTAGTCGTGTTTTATCTTACCAACATTGTAAGTGATCTTGTtaggttattttttttttcttttggatatTAATGCCGTCATTGCAATTATGGACAACTAGATCCATTTACTTGCTACTGTTATTATTGTTTCTGTGAGGCTGTACTATTGGGTTGTTGTTTCTGAATGAATGGATACTTATGACTTAGAATATCTTGTTCTGTTTTTTAGGTTTGTCTGGAAGGACAAATATCACAAAAATCCGCTATAAAAAGTTTAAGTGAGGGCCACCTACCGTCTGGTGACCTAATACCGTGGACATTTTGCAAGCAATTTCAAGACACTGTATTCCCAAGTCTCTCAGGAGCTAGGATATTGAGGATTGCTGTCCATCCAAATGCCTTGAGGGTATTTATCACCTTTCTGTCACTCCCACGTTCTCTGTAATATAACGCTGCATATACGATTACATTAGAAGGTACCCTGAATGTTTGCTGATAAGACGTCATGGTGACACGAGACAGCTAGTAATATgcttagatttttaaatttcaaacatgaAACCTAATAGTTCATCAACTATATAAACCAAGACCAATCAAAATCTGCCTCGAGTACATTATTGATTCAGTAATAACATTCTGGGGTACTTTCGTGGATGAAGCATAACCCTTTTTCTCTGCTGCCTCTATGACGTGTAAATTTTGCCATTGGATTTTTGCAGCTTGGGTATGGCTCAACTGCTGTGGAGCTCCTAACGAGGTTTGTCTTTTTTAcgtgttatcttttttttttctctacgtTTTGATCCTTTATATACAATTTCAAATATCTGTATCCAGAGTAAATAGGCATGGTATTAGgaacaaatttttttccttATGTTTTTTCTTTGTTGGTGGTTGGAATAATGTCTAAAAATACTATGTTTATGTGTCTGTAGGTATTTCGAGGGCCAAATGACACTTTTTGGAGAGGTCAATGAGGAAGAAACTGAGGATCCTAAAATTAAAGTCACTGAAGCTTCAGAGAAGGTTATCTCCTCGACtatgattatatataaagtGAAGCAGGACTTGCGGAAGAACTCATTTGGATGAGTAGGAAGCCAGTAAACATGtattaaaatacttaagcctTGTTCGGTATCGTtgccttttttgttttctaaaacgcaaattttatgtaattgtaTAATACTATAATGCCGGTGAATAGAACTTCTGGTTGGTTGGCTTGCAATGCACTCTGCCGGGTGCGGGATGCCAACTTCGGGGGGGGTGGGAGGGATCAGAgtagcaagaaaaaaaaaaatccaagtttttgtttttagttgCCGAACAAACACCCTGGATGTATGGAGTGCAAGCAATCTACTATTCACCCCCACACTTGTGCattaaatttctatttaaaaaagcAACAATACCAAACAAGGTCATATTCTTCCCATGAATCTGATGAGGTGAATTTCTTTTTGTTGATATTGTCTCAGACCTCTGATTTCACAGTACTATGAATTCATGCTTTCATTTCCAGAATCAATTTAGCTTATCATATTAAGATGCATGAGTTCTTTTTTACCCTTAATCTTGACAGTCATTTTAtcagtttttcattttttaaaactattttatctACTATGTGTCCATTCAGGTTGCTTTATTAGAAGAGAGTATAAAGCCCCGAGCAaaccttcctcctcttcttgtGCATCTTTGTGAACGCCCTCCTGAAAAGCTCCACTACCTTGGCGTTTCATTTGGATTAACATATAATCTCTTCCGTTTCTGGAAGAAACATAATTTCTATCCGTTCTACATTGGCCATATTCCAGTTAGTGTTGCATGGCTCTgatatattccttttttttttttcggttcgACGTTTTTAGaagtcttatatatattttgaatcttCTATATATGATGTATAGAGTGCTGTGACTGGAGAGCATACATGCATGGTCCTGAAGCCATTGCATAACGATGAAACCAAAGTCAATAAATCCGATGATTGTGGATTTCTCGATCCGTTCTATCAAGGTAAGATCTTGCTGGGTTCGCATTATGTCTTATGCACAATATATTTCAATTCGTTCTTCTAATAGTCACTGGTTCTGGATAGTAACAGTCTTATGGAATGTTTTCAGATTTTAGACAGAGATTTAGGCGACTTTTGGGCACTGCTTTTTGTGCACTTGATTTCAAGCTTGCAATGAGGTTGGTTTGTTTTCTTTGCCTTTATGTATGCGCCATGCAAAATCATTAATTTACATTTACCCCTATACAAATctgaatttttcatatttacccCTTGGGAGCGTGATTtcttacataaataaataactttatCTTAATTTGAGGAATCATCCAACGCTCGGGGAGGAAGCCGGTCTTTCTTAGAAAAGTTTGTAAAGAGGAGGCTTTTTGTAAGTACAAGAGTATAAAAGTAGGACATTACGTTTTTGAAGGGCATATATGAAAAAACAGATTTTACAGGGGTGACTATAAATGTAATAGATGATTTTGTGGCGGTATACATGTAGATATCTCTTTATTTCATATCTAGGGACTATGCACCCACATGCTTACTCTACCTGTTAAAACTTTTTGCTAGCATTCTGGCCTCAAAGATAAGTTTCGCAGACGATGGACCCCCATCAGTTGACATGGATGAAAATATTAAGCAAATGAGGGACTTATTGTCCCCATATGACATGAAGCGGCTGCAGGCGTATACTAACAACCTTGTCGATTATCGTATGGTAAGTGTGGAAAGACACCAGCAATAGATTCTTTTATCTCGCTCCGAACGTCAAtgcacagttttttttttcttcttttttatatatatatactcaaatGAATTGCTGAATCATGCTGTAAGTTATGCTTTGTACTTCCGTAATTACCTTATATGATCTTTAAACTCTATCTCGCTTGCTAATGACGCAACAAATGATCTCTCTTTTTTAGCGTTCTTGATGTGCTGGTCGACCTCTTCTCTTatacttaattttaaagtttgaatattTTACAGATTCTAGATCTTGTGCCCATTCTAGCACATCAGTATTTCCAAGAGAAGCTTCCTGTAACATTAAGTGCTCTTCAAGCCTCAGTTTTATTCTGTATGGGTCTGCAGAACAAAGACGTTGCTTCTCTCGCGGTCAGTTTACTTGGACTCCAAATTGATTATgatttattcaaaattaaaactgCCATTTTGCACCGAAGTACTTATATTTATTCAATTTGTGTTTTTTCAGGAAGAAATGGGATTAGAAATAGGGCAGATCCTACCGTTGTTCTTTAAGGTGATGAAAAAATTGTACAACTACCTCAACGATGTTGTATCGATGGAAATCGATGCAACTTTACCTCGACTTAAAGAAGTAAGTCAGCAGGTATTACTTACATTGTTTAGTTTCTTATCGCTGTGCTGATTGAGAGATTTTTGGGTTATCGCCCCTCATCGACATGAGGTTTCTGCTGAGATCAATTTTGttgtaaaattagaaaaaggcaaaattatacaaaacttacctgaactatgggTCATTTTGATTTGGTTACCTAATCTTTGAAGATTTTGATTCTACTacccaacttttcaatttggttgatttgagtcagtcaaggacactttgacttcaaaatttgaatgtgtagtttatttttacaggttagatagtatattttatgcaattctcgcaactataaattcattaaagtaagtaattagcttaaaatttgaagtcGAAGTGCCGTCGACTAACTTATATCAAGCCGACTGActgggtagtaaaatcaaaacttaGAAAGGTTGGGTAGCCTATACAAAAATGGTCCACAGTTCAGGTAAGGTCTGTACATTTTCACCCTAGAAATATTTGCCATTATACTTTTCTTGAAAGGTGGGTTTGGTTTACCCTTCTGAAAGAGTAACTGTGCTGATAGAAATCCACTTTTCACCTCGAACTACTCGGTGAGTCCTGTCTAGAAATGACGTGGGTAGAATATTAGATAAACTTCAACAATTTGATGAAGGAATACATACAAATAATAGTTACGCCTCTGTTGATACTTGTTCTGTTGCTGACCCTGGAATCAGGGAATTTGCAGGTCTTCATAGTAtcagcttttcttttgcttgaaACAAACAACTTCTGAACATGTTTGACAAGCATAATGAATTAGCATGAATAACGAGGATGGGAAGATAGGACGGAACTAAAATGGGCTAGTATTAAATCACTTTCAATAGTTCGacaattttttgacttttttgtcCAAAAAAGTTTAGCAATTTGGAAATTGAAATTGGATTGAATTTGCGAACGTAGGCAAAAAGAAAGCAACAACTGAAAATGTTTTGTTAGCGTGTCCGCAGATAAATTATGCTGAGAGTTTGATATCATCCTTTCAACTTTTAGTAACCGATAAACTTTTTAAGTCAATTGTTTGTCATCAGGTTGCAATGATCCCTCACAGCAAAACGGTGGATGAAGATCTTAATGAGGCAGCAAGGGAAGTAATGGTGGGTACTTTAATTTCCTTGAAACCCTTTTCGTCACTTCTCGGTTTGAATTTTTGGTTTGTCGTGCGAAACTTTTGAGCTGGGAACTGCTTTCAGGGCAAAATGAAAGCAGATAAAGAAGACAAACTGAATCCAGAATACCTACAGCAATATGCCATTGCAGATAGAGAAGGCGATTTTGAGAAGGCTCTCCAAAATGGAGGGAAGGTGTCTGCGAGTGGCCTAATTAGTGTGAAATCCGACAGGGCGAGGAGCGATAAGCCGGGAAATCACAAGGAGATGGGCAAagccaaaagaaaaggaaatgatAGCAACAGAGGGGgatcaaagaaaaagaagttcTAAAGGTTTCATTTCCGAAAATTTCGTGCGTTAAGCAGCCCAAGTCGGCGATTTTGGAATTATCATAGACAAATCCAGTATCAAATTCTTTTGGGGATCAAATATAATAGGGTGTAGGCATAATTTAAAAAGCTGGTTCTTCGGAGAGTTTTTTGAGTTTGTTATTTTAGATTCGATGAGCGATGTataatttgttctttttcttgcaTTATTTTAAAGGTGTTATGCGTTTTTCTATTTgctataaaaattttttgaccACTTTGCGTGCACTTAGGCA encodes:
- the LOC109716476 gene encoding RNA cytidine acetyltransferase 1-like isoform X1, giving the protein MRKKVDDRIRTLIENGVKLRHRSMFIIVGDKSRDQVVYLNHMRSNAVVKARSKVLWCYKEKCELSSDEKKRAKQIKKWIQQGLMDPKRAELFSLFLQTSDMKYCLYSKSEQILGNTFDMCILQDFEALTPNLLARIIETVEGGGLIVLLLRSLSSLSSLYTLVMDVHERFRTESHSQITARFNERFLLSVASCKACVVMDDELNILPISSHIRSIQPVPITEDPGALSQGEQELKDLKEQFCEDFPVGPLIGKCFTMDQGKAVINFLDAILDKTLRNTVALIAARGRGKSAALGLAVAGAVAAGYSNIFVTAPSPENLNTLFEFVCKGINALEYKEHLHYDVVKSAEGTMQINVYKQHRQTIQYLRPHDHGKLSQVELLVIDEAAAIPLPIVKSLLGPYLVFLSSTVNGYEGTGRSLSLKLLQQLESQNHITTHNDGPLSGRLFKKIELNESIRYASGDPIESWLNSLLCLDVANFIPNISRLPHPRECDLYYVNRDTLFSYHKESEIFLQRMMALYVASHYKNSPNDLQLMADAPAHHLFVLLGPVDESKNQLPDILCVIQVCLEGQISQKSAIKSLSEGHLPSGDLIPWTFCKQFQDTVFPSLSGARILRIAVHPNALRLGYGSTAVELLTRYFEGQMTLFGEVNEEETEDPKIKVTEASEKVALLEESIKPRANLPPLLVHLCERPPEKLHYLGVSFGLTYNLFRFWKKHNFYPFYIGHIPSAVTGEHTCMVLKPLHNDETKVNKSDDCGFLDPFYQDFRQRFRRLLGTAFCALDFKLAMSILASKISFADDGPPSVDMDENIKQMRDLLSPYDMKRLQAYTNNLVDYRMILDLVPILAHQYFQEKLPVTLSALQASVLFCMGLQNKDVASLAEEMGLEIGQILPLFFKVMKKLYNYLNDVVSMEIDATLPRLKEVSQQVAMIPHSKTVDEDLNEAAREVMGKMKADKEDKLNPEYLQQYAIADREGDFEKALQNGGKVSASGLISVKSDRARSDKPGNHKEMGKAKRKGNDSNRGGSKKKKF
- the LOC109716476 gene encoding RNA cytidine acetyltransferase 1-like isoform X2, with the translated sequence MRKKVDDRIRTLIENGVKLRHRSMFIIVGDKSRDQVVYLNHMRSNAVVKARSKVLWCYKEKCELSSDEKKRAKQIKKWIQQGLMDPKRAELFSLFLQTSDMKYCLYSKSEQILGNTFDMCILQDFEALTPNLLARIIETVEGGGLIVLLLRSLSSLSSLYTLVMDVHERFRTESHSQITARFNERFLLSVASCKACVVMDDELNILPISSHIRSIQPVPITEDPGALSQGEQELKDLKEQFCEDFPVGPLIGKCFTMDQGKAVINFLDAILDKTLRNTVALIAARGRGKSAALGLAVAGAVAAGYSNIFVTAPSPENLNTLFEFVCKGINALEYKEHLHYDVVKSAEGTMQINVYKQHRQTIQYLRPHDHGKLSQVELLVIDEAAAIPLPIVKSLLGPYLVFLSSTVNGYEGTGRSLSLKLLQQLESQNHITTHNDGPLSGRLFKKIELNESIRYASGDPIESWLNSLLCLDVANFIPNISRLPHPRECDLYYVNRDTLFSYHKESEIFLQRMMALYVASHYKNSPNDLQLMADAPAHHLFVLLGPVDESKNQLPDILCVIQVCLEGQISQKSAIKSLSEGHLPSGDLIPWTFCKQFQDTVFPSLSGARILRIAVHPNALRLGYGSTAVELLTRYFEGQMTLFGEVNEEETEDPKIKVTEASEKVALLEESIKPRANLPPLLVHLCERPPEKLHYLGVSFGLTYNLFRFWKKHNFYPFYIGHIPSAVTGEHTCMVLKPLHNDETKVNKSDDCGFLDPFYQDFRQRFRRLLGTAFCALDFKLAMSILASKISFADDGPPSVDMDENIKQMRDLLSPYDMKRLQAYTNNLVDYRMILDLVPILAHQYFQEKLPVTLSALQASVLFCMGLQNKDVASLAEEMGLEIGQILPLFFKVMKKLYNYLNDVVSMEIDATLPRLKEVAMIPHSKTVDEDLNEAAREVMGKMKADKEDKLNPEYLQQYAIADREGDFEKALQNGGKVSASGLISVKSDRARSDKPGNHKEMGKAKRKGNDSNRGGSKKKKF